The Streptomyces sp. NBC_00670 genome window below encodes:
- a CDS encoding GNAT family N-acetyltransferase, with the protein MDLKTYTHKDAAEIREMLLDMHDAVYDGEEDCFHERERFAWFVDHWSGKKSWSCVVGFEEGAPTGFAYGAAFDSGGWWKGSDRPASVAPEATAFALSELMVLERWRKTGVSTRLHEALLDSRDEDIATLLVDVTHPKVRALYETWSYEQIGEQKPFDDSPTFAIMVKRLTAPA; encoded by the coding sequence GTGGATCTGAAGACCTATACGCACAAGGACGCTGCCGAGATCCGGGAGATGCTTCTCGACATGCACGACGCGGTGTACGACGGGGAGGAGGACTGTTTCCACGAGAGGGAACGCTTCGCCTGGTTCGTCGACCACTGGAGCGGCAAGAAGAGCTGGTCCTGCGTGGTCGGATTCGAGGAGGGCGCACCAACCGGGTTCGCCTATGGTGCGGCCTTCGACTCCGGGGGCTGGTGGAAGGGCTCGGACCGCCCCGCCTCCGTCGCTCCCGAAGCGACGGCATTCGCCCTGTCCGAACTCATGGTGCTGGAGAGGTGGCGAAAGACCGGCGTCTCCACCCGGCTCCACGAGGCGCTGCTCGACAGCCGAGACGAGGACATCGCCACCCTGCTGGTCGACGTGACGCACCCGAAGGTTCGAGCGCTCTACGAGACCTGGAGCTACGAACAGATCGGCGAACAGAAGCCGTTCGACGACTCTCCCACGTTCGCGATCATGGTCAAGCGGCTCACCGCGCCCGCCTGA
- a CDS encoding DUF397 domain-containing protein: protein MNTERSEISSLRWIKSSYSGGAGGECVEIAPSPATIHIRDSKTPTRAILAVRPTTWSAFLGLARRQG, encoded by the coding sequence ATGAACACCGAGCGGTCCGAGATCAGTTCCCTCCGCTGGATCAAAAGCAGTTACAGCGGCGGCGCCGGCGGCGAATGCGTCGAGATCGCCCCCTCCCCTGCCACCATCCACATTCGCGACTCCAAGACACCCACCCGCGCCATCCTCGCCGTACGCCCCACCACCTGGTCCGCCTTCCTAGGCCTCGCCCGCCGCCAGGGCTGA
- the tgmA gene encoding putative ATP-grasp-modified RiPP has product MTTSAEPLTSARPWGAGRLAPYPATVRRPHATVTIDPETQAGVYRDRFGHVVEMGKHGTSSATETSTTTNSDSAPDQGHDQDSQQDE; this is encoded by the coding sequence GTGACCACTTCCGCTGAGCCACTCACGAGCGCCCGTCCCTGGGGTGCCGGCCGACTCGCGCCGTACCCGGCCACCGTTCGCCGCCCGCATGCCACGGTCACCATCGACCCGGAGACCCAGGCCGGCGTGTACCGCGACCGTTTCGGCCACGTGGTCGAGATGGGCAAGCACGGCACCAGCTCCGCCACTGAGACCTCCACGACGACGAACTCCGACTCCGCGCCCGACCAGGGCCACGACCAGGACAGTCAGCAGGACGAGTGA
- a CDS encoding DUF3800 domain-containing protein, with protein MHLCYIDEAGNGQTLDPARPDAPPVLVVGGFTVPRNHVKSLTWAFLDVKKHYRPQLQNAEQLSEVIQHEIKGSDVRKNLRAGNHNWRRAAMDLVASLLDILEGHEARVLARVWIKEEGLAFDESGVYPASVAALNETFQAQLAHEHSRGMMVLDSRTKVKNAPNVHCVTTRKYRAGGDSLRGVIESPVFGHSDTHTLLQVADLLVSSLLFPIACHAYLSDVTWNVHCDDAYQPLREQFGARLKKLQFRYQDPVGKWRGGIVVSDRRTQQPSSLMFGAGKARAPLPLIPGQPGAADGGVPLVP; from the coding sequence GTGCATCTGTGCTACATCGACGAGGCGGGCAATGGCCAGACACTCGACCCCGCGAGACCCGACGCCCCTCCCGTGCTCGTCGTCGGTGGCTTCACCGTGCCCCGCAACCACGTCAAGTCCCTGACCTGGGCTTTTCTCGACGTGAAGAAGCACTACCGGCCGCAGTTACAGAACGCGGAGCAGCTCTCCGAGGTGATCCAGCACGAGATCAAGGGCTCGGACGTCCGCAAGAACCTCCGCGCCGGCAACCACAACTGGCGACGTGCGGCCATGGATCTGGTGGCTTCGCTGCTCGACATACTGGAGGGCCACGAAGCCCGCGTCCTCGCCCGTGTGTGGATCAAGGAGGAGGGGCTGGCCTTCGACGAGTCCGGGGTCTATCCCGCCTCCGTCGCCGCGCTGAACGAGACCTTCCAGGCACAGCTCGCCCATGAGCACTCGCGCGGCATGATGGTGCTCGACAGCCGCACGAAGGTGAAGAACGCGCCCAATGTGCACTGTGTGACCACACGCAAGTACCGGGCAGGCGGTGACAGCCTGCGCGGGGTCATCGAGTCACCCGTTTTTGGTCACAGTGACACGCACACGCTTCTTCAGGTCGCGGACCTCTTGGTCTCGTCGCTGCTCTTCCCCATCGCCTGTCACGCCTACCTCTCCGACGTGACGTGGAACGTCCACTGCGACGACGCCTACCAGCCGTTGCGTGAGCAGTTCGGCGCGCGGCTCAAGAAGCTGCAATTCCGGTACCAGGACCCCGTGGGCAAGTGGCGGGGCGGGATCGTCGTGTCCGACCGGCGGACGCAGCAGCCGTCCAGTCTCATGTTCGGCGCCGGGAAGGCGCGGGCCCCGCTCCCGCTCATCCCCGGGCAGCCGGGCGCAGCGGACGGTGGCGTACCGCTTGTGCCTTGA
- the tgmB gene encoding ATP-grasp ribosomal peptide maturase, which yields MNATDQRPVLVATEADDITADMVITELNRRGVPVVRFNPADIGASLTVSARFGACPAPVTGQLRTPSRTADLALLRAVYWRRPVWPAFPHLGDEDARFAAAQVRYGLGGTLYALDGPLWVNHPLRNAAADYKPAQLALAQRLGLTIPPTLVTNDPAEAREFAVAHRHVIYKTLRWTPYERDGVPVTGWAEPVTAAEIDDGVRVTPHLFQARVDKIADLRVLVVGRRVFAVRIDSGLLDWRKDYSALSYTVVDLPHHVDKALLAYLDHFGLVSGSFDFAVDRAGGLWWLELNPNGQWGWLEESTGLRMAAAFADLLTRGDFR from the coding sequence GTGAACGCGACCGACCAGAGGCCGGTCCTGGTGGCCACCGAGGCGGACGACATCACCGCCGACATGGTGATCACCGAACTCAACCGGCGCGGTGTGCCGGTGGTCAGGTTCAATCCCGCCGACATAGGCGCGAGCCTGACGGTCTCGGCTCGGTTCGGTGCCTGCCCGGCCCCTGTGACCGGGCAGCTCCGCACCCCGTCGAGGACCGCCGACCTGGCCCTGTTACGGGCGGTGTACTGGCGTCGCCCCGTCTGGCCCGCCTTCCCGCACCTGGGCGACGAGGACGCGCGATTCGCGGCAGCGCAGGTGCGCTACGGGCTCGGGGGCACCCTCTACGCCCTCGATGGTCCGCTGTGGGTCAATCATCCACTCCGCAACGCCGCCGCGGACTACAAACCCGCCCAGCTCGCGCTCGCTCAGCGCCTCGGCCTCACCATCCCGCCGACGCTGGTGACCAACGACCCGGCAGAGGCCCGTGAGTTCGCCGTCGCCCACAGGCACGTGATCTACAAGACGCTGCGGTGGACCCCGTACGAGCGGGACGGGGTTCCGGTGACGGGGTGGGCGGAGCCGGTCACGGCTGCCGAGATCGATGACGGCGTGCGCGTGACACCCCACCTCTTCCAGGCCCGCGTGGACAAGATCGCCGACCTGCGGGTGCTGGTGGTCGGTAGGCGGGTCTTCGCCGTACGGATCGATTCCGGACTGCTGGACTGGCGCAAGGACTATTCCGCCTTGTCCTACACCGTGGTGGACCTCCCCCACCATGTGGACAAAGCTCTCCTTGCGTACCTGGATCACTTCGGGCTGGTCTCCGGAAGCTTCGACTTCGCCGTGGACCGAGCGGGTGGCCTCTGGTGGCTGGAGCTGAATCCGAACGGCCAGTGGGGCTGGCTGGAGGAGAGCACCGGATTGAGGATGGCCGCCGCCTTCGCCGACCTGTTGACACGAGGAGACTTCCGATGA